CTGGGACCCCTCGCAGAAGCGCTCGCACGATGAACGCACCGTCGACGTCCAAGGACCACGCCATGACCACCGCGACCTCCGTGCCGGAGGCGACCACCGCCTCCAGGCCGACCACCTCGTCCGCGTTCGGGCCCCGCCAACTGGTGGCGGGCCTCCCGGGCGCCCTGCGCAAGCTCGACCCGCGTCTCATGTGGCGCAACCCCGTCATGTTCATCGTCGAGGTGGGCGCAGCCCTCACGACCGTCTCGCTGTTCGTCGAGCCGTCCGCGTTCACGATCGCGATCGCGGTCTGGCTGTGGCTGACGGTGGTCTTCGCGAACCTCGCCGAGTCCGTGGCCGAAGGCCGCGGCAAGGCGCAGGCCGACACCCTCCGCAAGACCCGCTCGACCACGAGCGCCCGCCGGGTCCTCGGGTACGACGCCGCCGACCCGGCCGCCACCGGCAACCAGACCGAGGAGGTCGCGTCCGTCGACCTCGCCAAGGGCGACGTCGTCGTGGTCGTCGCGGGTGAGGTCATCCCTGGTGACGGCGACGTCATCGACGGCATCGCCTCCGTCGACGAGTCCGCGGTCACGGGGGAGTCGGCGCCGGTGATCCGCGAGTCCGGCGGCGACCGCAGTGCCGTCACCGGCGGGACCCGGGTGCTGTCCGACCGGATCGTCGTGCGCATCACCTCGACCCCGGGTGAGACCTTCATCGACCGGATGATCCGGCTCGTCGAGGGTGCTGCCCGGCAGAAGACGCCGAACGAGATCGCGCTGAACATCCTGCTCGCGTCGCTGTCGATCGTGTTCGTGATCGTCTGCCTCACCATGCAGCCCATCGCCGGGCTCGTCGGCGCGACCGTGAGCATCCCGGTGCTCATCGCCCTGCTCGTCTGCCTCATCCCGACCACCATCGGCGCGCTGCTCTCCGCGATCGGCATCGCCGGCATGGACCGTCTCGTGCAGCACAACGTGCTCGCGATGTCCGGCCGTGCGGTCGAGGCCGCCGGGGACATCACGACCCTGCTGCTCGACAAGACCGGGACGATCACGTACGGCAACCGCCAGGCCTCCCGCGTGGTGCCGGTGCCGGGCGTCAGCGAGGCCGACCTGATGGAGGCGTCCGCACTGTCCTCCGCTGCCGACAGCACCCCCGAGGGGCGCTCGATCGTCTCGCTCGCCGAGGCGGCCGGCGTGGCCACCGCGCTGCCCGCCGGCGCCGTCGAGGTGCCGTTCACCGCGCAGACGCGCATGTCGGGCCTCGACCTCACCGACGGCACCGAGGTCCGGAAGGGTGCCGCGGCCGCGGTGCTCGCGTGGGCCGGGGCAGCCGACCTGGCCGTCACCGCCGCGATCGACGCCACCGTTGCCGAGGTCTCCGACCAGGGCGGCACCCCGCTCGTCGTCGCCCGTCGCGCGCCCGGTGGTGCCGTCGACCTGCTCGGTGTCGTGCACCTCAAGGACGTCGTGAAGGACGGCATGTCCGCCCGGTTCGCGCAGCTCCGCGAGATGGGCATCCGCACGGTGATGATCACGGGCGACAACCCCCGTACGGCGAAGGCCATCGCGGCCGAGGCCGGCGTCGACGACTTCCTCGCCGAGGCCACCCCGGAGGACAAGCTCGCCCTGATCCGCAAGGAGCAGGAGGGCGGCAACCTCGTCGCGATGACCGGCGACGGCACGAACGACGCCCCGGCCCTGGCCCAGGCGGACGTCGGCGTCGCGATGAACACCGGCACGACGGCGGCGAAGGAGGCGGGCAACATGGTCGACCTCGACTCCGACCCGACCAAGCTCATCGACGTCGTCCGGATCGGCAAGCAGCTGCTCATCACCCGCGGCGCACTCACCACGTTCTCGATCGCCAACGACGTCGCGAAGTACTTCGCGATCATCCCGGCCATGTTCCAGCTGGCGTTCCCGGGCCTCGCGGCACTGAACATCATGGGGCTGCACAGCCCGTCGTCCGCGATCCTGTCGGCCGTCGTCTTCAACGCGCTCGTCATCGTGGCGCTCATCCCGCTGTCGCTGCGCGGCGTCACGTACCGCGCCGCCTCGGCGTCGTCGATCCTCGGCCGCAACCTGCTCGTCTACGGGCTCGGCGGCGTGGTCGTCCCCTTCATCGGCATCAAGCTGATCGACCTCGTGGTCGGTCTCATCCCGGGGTTCTAGTCATGGCATCTGCACGTTCGACCTTCCGTTCCGCTTCGGTGGCGGTCCGCCTCACCCTCCTCTGCACCGTCGTCCTCGGGGTCGCCTACCCGCTCGCGGTGTGGGGCGTCGGGCAGGCCGCCTTCCACGACCAGGCGAACGGCTCGATGGTCACCGACTCGTCCGGGAAGGTCGTCGGCTCGTCGCTCATCGGCCAGTCGTTCGACGGGTCCGGCTCCGCCCGCTGGTTCCAGTCCCGCCCGAGCGCCGCGGGCGAGCAGGGCTACGACGCGAACGCGTCCAGCGGCTCGAACCTCGGCCCGAACAACCCGGACCTGCTGAAGGCGATCGAGGAGCGCAAGGCCGCGATCGCGAAGGCCGACGGGGTTCCCGAGTCATCGGTCCCGGCGGACGCGGTCACCGCCTCGGGCTCCGGGCTGGATCCGGACATCAGCCCGGAGTACGCGATGCTGCAGGTCTCGCGCGTGGCGGAGGCCCGCGGGCTCCCGGAGTCGACGGTCCGCGCGCTCGTCGAGCAGCACACCGAGTCGCGGCAGCTCGGGTTCCTCGGCGAGCCGGTCGTGAACGTGCTCGAGCTGAAC
This is a stretch of genomic DNA from Curtobacterium sp. 458. It encodes these proteins:
- the kdpB gene encoding potassium-transporting ATPase subunit KdpB, which gives rise to MTTATSVPEATTASRPTTSSAFGPRQLVAGLPGALRKLDPRLMWRNPVMFIVEVGAALTTVSLFVEPSAFTIAIAVWLWLTVVFANLAESVAEGRGKAQADTLRKTRSTTSARRVLGYDAADPAATGNQTEEVASVDLAKGDVVVVVAGEVIPGDGDVIDGIASVDESAVTGESAPVIRESGGDRSAVTGGTRVLSDRIVVRITSTPGETFIDRMIRLVEGAARQKTPNEIALNILLASLSIVFVIVCLTMQPIAGLVGATVSIPVLIALLVCLIPTTIGALLSAIGIAGMDRLVQHNVLAMSGRAVEAAGDITTLLLDKTGTITYGNRQASRVVPVPGVSEADLMEASALSSAADSTPEGRSIVSLAEAAGVATALPAGAVEVPFTAQTRMSGLDLTDGTEVRKGAAAAVLAWAGAADLAVTAAIDATVAEVSDQGGTPLVVARRAPGGAVDLLGVVHLKDVVKDGMSARFAQLREMGIRTVMITGDNPRTAKAIAAEAGVDDFLAEATPEDKLALIRKEQEGGNLVAMTGDGTNDAPALAQADVGVAMNTGTTAAKEAGNMVDLDSDPTKLIDVVRIGKQLLITRGALTTFSIANDVAKYFAIIPAMFQLAFPGLAALNIMGLHSPSSAILSAVVFNALVIVALIPLSLRGVTYRAASASSILGRNLLVYGLGGVVVPFIGIKLIDLVVGLIPGF
- the kdpC gene encoding potassium-transporting ATPase subunit KdpC — translated: MASARSTFRSASVAVRLTLLCTVVLGVAYPLAVWGVGQAAFHDQANGSMVTDSSGKVVGSSLIGQSFDGSGSARWFQSRPSAAGEQGYDANASSGSNLGPNNPDLLKAIEERKAAIAKADGVPESSVPADAVTASGSGLDPDISPEYAMLQVSRVAEARGLPESTVRALVEQHTESRQLGFLGEPVVNVLELNLALAKAS